One Phragmitibacter flavus genomic window, CTGGGGGCGCAGATTCCGGCAATGGAGAGCCTGCCGCCTTACAATGAGGATGGAGCGGGAGGGTTGCATACTTATTCGCCGTGGTGGTTGGTGCGCGATCATGCGAAGCTGGGGTTCGCGCGGGGTTATCACATTGAGATGAGCGGTGGCAGACAAATGCCGGGGGTGACTTCATTGGGGATTTTGGACAGCAAGGCGAAGGGGGTTTATGGGACGAAGCTGAAGGAGGCGGCGCGGCGATATTATGGATCGACTTTTGGTTTTTCGGGTCGTGGCGAGATGATTCCAAACAAAGATTGTTATTGTGAGATTGATCCGAATGTGGTGGATCAATGGGGCATTCCGGTGTTGCGGTTTCATTGGAAATGGAGTGATCATGAGATCAAGCAGGCGGAGCACATGCAGAACACGTTTGCGGAATTGCTGAGCGAGATGGGTGGCGATCCGAAACCGAAGTCGGGCAAGGATGCGATTCAGAAGCCGGGTGAGATCATCCACGAAGTCGGCACGGCGCGCATGGGGTTTAGCGATCAAGATAGCGTGACCAATCAATGGTGCCAGACGTGGGAGGCGAAGAATTTGTTTTTGATGGATGGTTCGGTGTTGCCGAGCAATCCGGACAAGAATCCGACGCTGACAATTCTGGCGCTGGCGTGGCGGAGCTGTGAATGGTTGATGGGGGAGATGAAACGAGGGGAGATTTGAAGGAAATCCTATGAAACGTCTGATAGTTCCAAGTGTTCTTATACTGGTTGGCATGGCTTTTTGTGTGGCCGCTGAAGAGCTGGAAGCGGTGACGCTTAGGTTTAGTCAGGTGACGGAGGTTGAAGGGGGAAGTTCGGAGGTGTTGCCGTATGCCGATCCGTATGTCGAACCTGAGTTCAGTTCCATCAAAGTGGAGAAAGTATCGTTGATTGACTCTTCAGACATCAAGTCAGCCTATGCTTTTGCCGATGCCGTTATGGGGCCGACAGTTGGACTCGATTTTACCGAGTTAGGAGCGAAGAAATTTGCTGAAGTCACCAAACGAAGCATTGGCAAACGGCTGGCCATTATTATTGACGGCAAAGTGATATCGGCGCCCAACATCAAGGATCAAATTACTGGTGGGAAGGCGGTGATTTCTGGAAAGTTTTCGATGGACGATGCCGACGCACTGGCACGGAAGATCAATGCGGGATTGCCAAAAACTCAATTATAACTTTTTCATTTCAACCTCCGATTCAATATGAAGCCTGAACGTTCTGCTATTTCACGTCGCGATGCTCTGAAATGGCTCGCGGGCACTTCGGCGGCGGGTGTGGCAGCACCGGCCATGGCGGCTCCAAATGAAACGGGTCCGGCCCCGGCTTCGACGGTGGGGCGGCACCCGATTCATGATCCGGATTTTTTCAAGCCGGTGTTTCCCTGGGAGAAGTTATTGAGTGAGGAGGAGATGAAGACGGTGACGGTTTTGGCGGACATCATTTTGCCGAAGGATGAGCTGGGACCGTCGGCGAGTGAGTTGAAGGTGCCGGAGTTTATCAATGAATGGATCAGTGCGCCGTATGAGGACAAGGTGGCAGATCGCGAGTTGATCAGGGGCGGGATAGCGTGGTTGAATACGGAAAGTTTTCGGCGTTTTGAAAAACGCTTTGATGAGGTGAATGCAACGGGGCAGATTCAAATCGTGGATGACATTTGCGGGGCGGGTGAGGTGAAGGCGGAGCATCAGTTGGGGGCAAAGTTTTTCACGCTGATCCGCAAGTTGACCCTGGGAGGTTATTACACGCACAGTGGTTCGTGGAAGCAGCTGGGGTATGTGGGCAACATCTCGTTGGGCGGCGCGTATCCAGGCGTGCCTCAGGAAATCATTGAGCTGCTGAAATTGCAGGATGTCGTGTGAATATGTGGTCGCTGTCTGTGTCCTGGTGGGAACTCGTTCTCCGCGCGGTGGTGGTGTATGTGTTTGTGCTGGTGATCCTGCGGATGTCAGGTAAAAGGCAGGTGGGTCAGCTGGCTCCGTTTGATTTGGTGTTGTTGTTGCTGCTGTCGAATTCGGTGCAGAATGCGATGAATGCGGGCGACAATTCACTGCTTGGCGGATTGATTTCGGCGGGGGCCTTGATCTTGTTGAATTACGGTTTTGGACTGGCGACGTTTCGCAGCAAGAAGATCGAGGCGCTGGTGGAGGGACGGCCGCAGGTGCTGATTCACAAAGGCAAGGTGGATGAGGGGGTGATGCGGGGTGCGAAGTTGACCCATCATGAACTGGACATGGCGCTGCGTCGTGAGGGCTGCACCAGCCCGGCGGAGGTAAAGCTGGCGGTGCTGG contains:
- a CDS encoding DUF421 domain-containing protein; translated protein: MWSLSVSWWELVLRAVVVYVFVLVILRMSGKRQVGQLAPFDLVLLLLLSNSVQNAMNAGDNSLLGGLISAGALILLNYGFGLATFRSKKIEALVEGRPQVLIHKGKVDEGVMRGAKLTHHELDMALRREGCTSPAEVKLAVLENNGEITVVRKI
- a CDS encoding gluconate 2-dehydrogenase subunit 3 family protein; its protein translation is MKPERSAISRRDALKWLAGTSAAGVAAPAMAAPNETGPAPASTVGRHPIHDPDFFKPVFPWEKLLSEEEMKTVTVLADIILPKDELGPSASELKVPEFINEWISAPYEDKVADRELIRGGIAWLNTESFRRFEKRFDEVNATGQIQIVDDICGAGEVKAEHQLGAKFFTLIRKLTLGGYYTHSGSWKQLGYVGNISLGGAYPGVPQEIIELLKLQDVV
- a CDS encoding SecDF P1 head subdomain-containing protein, with amino-acid sequence MKRLIVPSVLILVGMAFCVAAEELEAVTLRFSQVTEVEGGSSEVLPYADPYVEPEFSSIKVEKVSLIDSSDIKSAYAFADAVMGPTVGLDFTELGAKKFAEVTKRSIGKRLAIIIDGKVISAPNIKDQITGGKAVISGKFSMDDADALARKINAGLPKTQL